The Alosa sapidissima isolate fAloSap1 chromosome 5, fAloSap1.pri, whole genome shotgun sequence genome has a window encoding:
- the LOC121709617 gene encoding segment polarity protein dishevelled homolog DVL-2-like isoform X2: MAETKIIYHIDEEETPYLVKIPIPSEQITLLDFKQVLNKPNYKFFFKSMDQDFGVVKEEISDDAAKLPCFNGRVVSWLVSSDSQPVELLPPPPPPPLPPPPVEVCPEPSPPPPPLPPPPAERLGGIGDSRPPSFHPNVAGSVENLDDRTETESVVSFRRERPRRRESMDQHGPRVNGQTRLERHLAGYESSSTMMSSELETTSFCDSEDDDTMSRFSSCTEQSTASRLLKRHRRRRKQRPPRLERASSFSSVTDSTMSLNIITVTLNMEKYNFLGISIVGQSNERGDGGIYIGSIMKGGAVAADGRIEPGDMLLQVNDINFENMSNDDAVRVLRDIVHKPGPIILTVAKCWDPSPQGYFTLPRNEPIRPIDPAVWVTHAAALTGGAYPTFPPPSVAGTEPGFEDFNLSLHSDMASVAKAMASPESGLEVRDRMWLKITIPNAFLGSDVVDWLFQHIDGFKDRREARKYASNLLKAGFIRHTVNKITFSEQCYYIFGDFSDCENYMANLSLNDNDGSSGASDQDTLAPLPLPGATPWPMLHTFPYQYPHPYTSQPPPYHELSTYNYTPGSTGSQHSEGSRSSGSTRSEGERRRGSKGGGSTSGREEKSPLGGAESQSGSGGSESEYSVRSSRRRDHGSATPSEHSHMSQRSHHQRMPQPPPHMPYPPGIPLSYNPMMLMMVPQHPHVIGAPHPQLPTGPSPLPGLPLPSSTPGGPPGAPPTRDLGSVPPELTASRQSFHLAMGNPSEFFVDVM; the protein is encoded by the exons ATGGCGGAAACTAAAATAATTTACCACATCGACGAAGAGGAGACGCCGTACTTGGTGAAGATTCCTATACCATCAGAACAGATCACTCTACTGGATTTTAAACAGGTCTTAAACAAGCCAAACTATAAGTTCTTCTTCAAGTCCATGGATCAGGATTTCGG GGTTGTCAAGGAAGAGATCTCAGATGATGCTGCAAAACTGCCCTGCTTCAATGGACGAGTAGTCTCATGG ctTGTGTCCTCAGACTCCCAGCCTGTGGAGCTccttccccctcctccacctcctccgctgcctcctcctccagtgGAGGTGTGTCCAgaaccctctcctcctccgcccCCTCTTCCACCTCCACCTGCAGAGAGACTCGGCGGCATAGGGGACTCCAGGCCACCCTCATTCCA TCCAAATGTGGCCGGTAGTGTGGAGAACCTTGATGACCGCACAGAGACCGAATCTGTGGTGTCCTTCAGAAGGGAGAGGCCCAGGCGCAGAGAGAGCATGGACCAGCATG GGCCTCGGGTGAATGGCCAGACCCGTCTGGAGCGCCACCTGGCTGGCTACGAGAGCTCGAGCACCATGATGAGCAGCGAGCTGGAGACCACCAGCTTCTGCGACTCCGAGGACGACGACACCATGAGCAG GTTCAGCAGTTGCACGGAGCAAAGCACAGCTTCCCGGCTGCTGAAGAGACACCGGAGGCGGCGAAAACAGCGCCCTCCAAGGCTTGAGCGG GCGTCATCCTTTAGCAGTGTGACAGACTCCACCATGTCACTCAACATCATCACAGTCACCCTCAACATGG AGAAGTACAACTTCCTGGGTATCAGCATCGTGGGGCAGAGCAACGAGCGTGGCGACGGCGGCATCTACATCGGCTCCATCATGAAGGGAGGGGCTGTGGCGGCCGACGGACGCATAGAGCCGGGAGACATGCTGCTGCAG GTGAATGACATCAACTTTGAGAACATGAGTAATGATGATGCAGTCCGAGTCCTGAGAGACATAGTTCACAAGCCTGG gcctattatccTCACTgtggctaaatgttgggaccCTTCACCCCAGGGTTACTTCACCCTACCTCGCA ATGAGCCAATCAGGCCGATTGACCCGGCGGTGTGGGTGACCCATGCTGCAGCTCTGACGGGAGGCGCCTACCCTACATTTCCCCCACCCTCCGTCGCTGGGACCGAAC CGGGCTTTGAGGACTTTAACCTGTCTCTGCACTCGGACATGGCGTCGGTGGCCAAAGCCATGGCCTCACCAGAGTCCGGGTTGGAGGTGCGAGACAGGATGTGGCTGAAGATCACCATCCCCAACGCTTTCCTGG GCTCGGATGTGGTGGACTGGCTCTTTCAGCACATTGACGGTTTCAAAGATCGCCGTGAGGCACGGAAATACGCCAGCAACCTCTTGAAGGCTGGCTTCATCCGTCACACCGTCAACAAAATCACTTTCTCTGAGCAGTGCTACTACATCTTTGGAGACTTCAGTGACTGTGAAAACT ACATGGCTAACCTGTCCTTGAATGACAATGATGGCTCCAGTGGTGCATCCGATCAGGACACACTGGCCCCGCTGCCTCTCCCTGGGGCCACCCCCTGGCCAATGCTCCACACATTCCCCTACCAGTACCCCCACCCTTACACCAGCCAGCCCCCACCCTACCATGAGCTCTCCACTTACAACTACACTCCTGGCAGCACGGGCAGCCAGCACAGCGAAG ggAGCCGAAGCAGCGGTTCCACGCGTAGCGAGGGCGAGCGACGGCGCGGCAGCAAAGGGGGCGGGAGCACCAGCGGCCGGGAGGAGAAGTCCCCTCTGGGCGGGGCCGAGTCCCAGTCGGGCAGTGGTGGCAGCGAATCCGAGTACTCGGTGCGCAGCAGCCGGAGGCGGGACCACGGCTCGGCCACGCCCAGCGAGCACAGCCACATGAGCCAGCGGTCGCACCACCAGCGCATGCCCCAGCCGCCACCCCACATGCCCTACCCGCCGGGCATCCCCTTGTCCTACAACCCCATGATGCTCATGATGGTGCCCCAGCACCCGCATGTCATCGGGGCCCCCCACCCACAGCTCCCCACAGGGCCCTCGCCGCTGCCCGGCCTCCCACTACCCTCCTCCACCCCTGGAGGCCCCCCGGGAGCACCACCCACCCGTGACCTCGGCTCGGTCCCACCAGAACTCACAGCCTCCAGGCAGTCCTTCCACCTGGCCATGGGCAATCCCAGTGAGTTCTTTGTGGATGTCATGTAG
- the LOC121709617 gene encoding segment polarity protein dishevelled homolog DVL-2-like isoform X1 has protein sequence MAETKIIYHIDEEETPYLVKIPIPSEQITLLDFKQVLNKPNYKFFFKSMDQDFGVVKEEISDDAAKLPCFNGRVVSWLVSSDSQPVELLPPPPPPPLPPPPVEVCPEPSPPPPPLPPPPAERLGGIGDSRPPSFHPNVAGSVENLDDRTETESVVSFRRERPRRRESMDQHGPRVNGQTRLERHLAGYESSSTMMSSELETTSFCDSEDDDTMSRFSSCTEQSTASRLLKRHRRRRKQRPPRLERASSFSSVTDSTMSLNIITVTLNMEKYNFLGISIVGQSNERGDGGIYIGSIMKGGAVAADGRIEPGDMLLQVNDINFENMSNDDAVRVLRDIVHKPGPIILTVAKCWDPSPQGYFTLPRNEPIRPIDPAVWVTHAAALTGGAYPTFPPPSVAGTERKLSSTCIYLQVMTRYWRHALLILLFLFIMYLFSLGTAGFEDFNLSLHSDMASVAKAMASPESGLEVRDRMWLKITIPNAFLGSDVVDWLFQHIDGFKDRREARKYASNLLKAGFIRHTVNKITFSEQCYYIFGDFSDCENYMANLSLNDNDGSSGASDQDTLAPLPLPGATPWPMLHTFPYQYPHPYTSQPPPYHELSTYNYTPGSTGSQHSEGSRSSGSTRSEGERRRGSKGGGSTSGREEKSPLGGAESQSGSGGSESEYSVRSSRRRDHGSATPSEHSHMSQRSHHQRMPQPPPHMPYPPGIPLSYNPMMLMMVPQHPHVIGAPHPQLPTGPSPLPGLPLPSSTPGGPPGAPPTRDLGSVPPELTASRQSFHLAMGNPSEFFVDVM, from the exons ATGGCGGAAACTAAAATAATTTACCACATCGACGAAGAGGAGACGCCGTACTTGGTGAAGATTCCTATACCATCAGAACAGATCACTCTACTGGATTTTAAACAGGTCTTAAACAAGCCAAACTATAAGTTCTTCTTCAAGTCCATGGATCAGGATTTCGG GGTTGTCAAGGAAGAGATCTCAGATGATGCTGCAAAACTGCCCTGCTTCAATGGACGAGTAGTCTCATGG ctTGTGTCCTCAGACTCCCAGCCTGTGGAGCTccttccccctcctccacctcctccgctgcctcctcctccagtgGAGGTGTGTCCAgaaccctctcctcctccgcccCCTCTTCCACCTCCACCTGCAGAGAGACTCGGCGGCATAGGGGACTCCAGGCCACCCTCATTCCA TCCAAATGTGGCCGGTAGTGTGGAGAACCTTGATGACCGCACAGAGACCGAATCTGTGGTGTCCTTCAGAAGGGAGAGGCCCAGGCGCAGAGAGAGCATGGACCAGCATG GGCCTCGGGTGAATGGCCAGACCCGTCTGGAGCGCCACCTGGCTGGCTACGAGAGCTCGAGCACCATGATGAGCAGCGAGCTGGAGACCACCAGCTTCTGCGACTCCGAGGACGACGACACCATGAGCAG GTTCAGCAGTTGCACGGAGCAAAGCACAGCTTCCCGGCTGCTGAAGAGACACCGGAGGCGGCGAAAACAGCGCCCTCCAAGGCTTGAGCGG GCGTCATCCTTTAGCAGTGTGACAGACTCCACCATGTCACTCAACATCATCACAGTCACCCTCAACATGG AGAAGTACAACTTCCTGGGTATCAGCATCGTGGGGCAGAGCAACGAGCGTGGCGACGGCGGCATCTACATCGGCTCCATCATGAAGGGAGGGGCTGTGGCGGCCGACGGACGCATAGAGCCGGGAGACATGCTGCTGCAG GTGAATGACATCAACTTTGAGAACATGAGTAATGATGATGCAGTCCGAGTCCTGAGAGACATAGTTCACAAGCCTGG gcctattatccTCACTgtggctaaatgttgggaccCTTCACCCCAGGGTTACTTCACCCTACCTCGCA ATGAGCCAATCAGGCCGATTGACCCGGCGGTGTGGGTGACCCATGCTGCAGCTCTGACGGGAGGCGCCTACCCTACATTTCCCCCACCCTCCGTCGCTGGGACCGAACGTAAGCTCTCCTCAACATGCATCTACCTGCAAGTGATGACTAGATATTGGAGGCATGCGCTCCTCATcttactttttttatttattatgtatttattctcCTTGGGAACAGCGGGCTTTGAGGACTTTAACCTGTCTCTGCACTCGGACATGGCGTCGGTGGCCAAAGCCATGGCCTCACCAGAGTCCGGGTTGGAGGTGCGAGACAGGATGTGGCTGAAGATCACCATCCCCAACGCTTTCCTGG GCTCGGATGTGGTGGACTGGCTCTTTCAGCACATTGACGGTTTCAAAGATCGCCGTGAGGCACGGAAATACGCCAGCAACCTCTTGAAGGCTGGCTTCATCCGTCACACCGTCAACAAAATCACTTTCTCTGAGCAGTGCTACTACATCTTTGGAGACTTCAGTGACTGTGAAAACT ACATGGCTAACCTGTCCTTGAATGACAATGATGGCTCCAGTGGTGCATCCGATCAGGACACACTGGCCCCGCTGCCTCTCCCTGGGGCCACCCCCTGGCCAATGCTCCACACATTCCCCTACCAGTACCCCCACCCTTACACCAGCCAGCCCCCACCCTACCATGAGCTCTCCACTTACAACTACACTCCTGGCAGCACGGGCAGCCAGCACAGCGAAG ggAGCCGAAGCAGCGGTTCCACGCGTAGCGAGGGCGAGCGACGGCGCGGCAGCAAAGGGGGCGGGAGCACCAGCGGCCGGGAGGAGAAGTCCCCTCTGGGCGGGGCCGAGTCCCAGTCGGGCAGTGGTGGCAGCGAATCCGAGTACTCGGTGCGCAGCAGCCGGAGGCGGGACCACGGCTCGGCCACGCCCAGCGAGCACAGCCACATGAGCCAGCGGTCGCACCACCAGCGCATGCCCCAGCCGCCACCCCACATGCCCTACCCGCCGGGCATCCCCTTGTCCTACAACCCCATGATGCTCATGATGGTGCCCCAGCACCCGCATGTCATCGGGGCCCCCCACCCACAGCTCCCCACAGGGCCCTCGCCGCTGCCCGGCCTCCCACTACCCTCCTCCACCCCTGGAGGCCCCCCGGGAGCACCACCCACCCGTGACCTCGGCTCGGTCCCACCAGAACTCACAGCCTCCAGGCAGTCCTTCCACCTGGCCATGGGCAATCCCAGTGAGTTCTTTGTGGATGTCATGTAG